The proteins below come from a single Stutzerimonas stutzeri RCH2 genomic window:
- a CDS encoding creatininase — protein MSVHMDQLSWVEYERRIGEGAVVFLPCGATEQHGPHLPLGTDALMASAISAEVAARVGGLVAPALSYGYKSQPKCGGGQHFCGTTSLDGATLSALVRDAVREFHRHGVRRLVLVLGHYENQWFVAEGIQLALRDLGPDAGLEVMRLEHWDFCREQTLTDVFPDGFPGFALEHAAVIETSLMLHFHPQLVALEKIPDDAPADFPPYDMYPSRTQWVPPSGVLSSAKGSSAEKGQRLAEDIVDGIAAAVCKEFAL, from the coding sequence ATGAGCGTGCACATGGATCAACTGAGCTGGGTCGAGTACGAACGCCGCATCGGCGAAGGCGCCGTGGTCTTTTTGCCCTGCGGCGCCACCGAGCAGCATGGCCCGCACCTGCCGCTGGGCACCGACGCGCTAATGGCCAGCGCCATCAGCGCCGAAGTGGCGGCGCGGGTTGGCGGGCTGGTCGCACCGGCGCTCTCCTACGGCTACAAGTCGCAACCCAAATGCGGCGGCGGCCAGCACTTCTGCGGCACCACCAGCCTGGACGGCGCGACCCTGAGCGCCCTCGTGCGCGACGCCGTGCGGGAGTTCCACCGCCACGGCGTGCGCCGCCTGGTGCTGGTGCTCGGCCATTACGAGAATCAGTGGTTCGTCGCCGAGGGCATCCAGCTGGCGCTGCGCGACCTCGGGCCGGACGCCGGGCTGGAGGTGATGCGCCTGGAACACTGGGACTTCTGCCGTGAACAGACCCTGACCGATGTCTTCCCCGACGGCTTTCCCGGTTTCGCGCTGGAACATGCTGCGGTGATCGAGACCTCGCTGATGCTGCACTTCCATCCGCAGCTGGTGGCGCTGGAGAAGATTCCGGACGACGCCCCGGCCGACTTCCCGCCCTACGACATGTATCCCTCCCGTACCCAGTGGGTACCGCCTTCCGGCGTGCTGTCCTCGGCCAAGGGCTCCAGCGCAGAGAAAGGCCAGCGGCTGGCCGAAGACATCGTCGACGGCATCGCCGCCGCGGTGTGCAAGGAGTTTGCCCTGTGA
- a CDS encoding cysteine hydrolase family protein, whose translation MSLATNLNPGRTALLVIDMQRDFCALGGYADQAGMDVSRLRAPIPAIQALLDRARSLGMLVVHTREGHRPDLSDLPEPKRRRAEATGAPIGSPGPLGRLLVRGEFGHDLIDELQPRAGEPVIDKPGYSAFAYTDLELILRRRGIEQLILSGVTTEVCVSSTLRQAIDLGFDCVSISDACASSDPQLHAAALAMIEVEGGLFGSVTDSTELLRCLERAA comes from the coding sequence GTGAGCCTGGCGACGAACCTGAACCCTGGGCGCACGGCGCTGCTGGTGATCGACATGCAGCGCGACTTCTGCGCGCTGGGCGGTTACGCCGATCAGGCCGGCATGGACGTCAGCCGCCTGCGTGCACCGATCCCGGCGATCCAGGCACTACTGGATCGCGCACGCAGCCTGGGCATGCTGGTCGTGCACACCCGCGAGGGGCATCGCCCGGATCTCTCCGACCTGCCCGAGCCCAAACGCCGCCGTGCCGAAGCGACCGGCGCCCCCATCGGCAGCCCCGGCCCCCTCGGCCGCCTGCTGGTGCGCGGCGAATTCGGCCATGACCTGATCGACGAACTGCAACCACGCGCCGGCGAGCCGGTGATCGACAAGCCCGGCTACAGCGCCTTTGCCTACACCGATCTGGAGCTGATCCTGCGCCGCCGCGGCATCGAGCAACTGATCCTGAGCGGCGTGACTACCGAGGTCTGCGTGTCCTCGACGCTGCGCCAGGCTATCGATCTTGGCTTCGACTGCGTGAGCATCAGCGATGCCTGCGCCTCGTCCGATCCACAGCTGCACGCCGCTGCACTGGCGATGATCGAAGTCGAAGGCGGCCTGTTCGGCAGCGTGACCGACAGCACCGAGCTGCTGCGGTGCCTGGAGCGTGCCGCATGA
- a CDS encoding N-acyl homoserine lactonase family protein has product MTDVLKLWPLLTATHRYDKSISTRNRGQGTLIDAPILAFLIETRQGRVLFDVGCDYAKLSDPLLRARWFDPVEFPMGPPEMTEEQRLPVHLARHGLTPADIDLVFLSHLHFDHAGGLCELCGCDVHVHEAELAAARVQADDAYFADDFAGEHHWKLQRDEYELLPGLRAINTPGHTAGHMSLLIELPHGKPVILAGDAADLSENLVDEVAPGLCWQDREDLALASIRKLKATAAETDAAIWPNHDMSFWRTLKRFPEYHA; this is encoded by the coding sequence ATGACCGATGTGCTGAAGCTCTGGCCGCTGCTGACTGCCACGCATCGCTACGACAAATCGATCTCTACCCGTAATCGTGGCCAGGGCACGCTGATCGACGCGCCGATCCTCGCCTTCCTGATCGAAACCCGACAGGGTCGCGTGCTGTTCGACGTCGGCTGCGACTACGCCAAGCTCAGCGATCCGCTACTGCGCGCGCGCTGGTTCGATCCGGTGGAGTTTCCCATGGGCCCGCCCGAGATGACCGAGGAGCAGCGGCTACCCGTCCACCTCGCCCGGCATGGGCTCACACCCGCGGATATAGACCTGGTTTTCCTCAGCCATCTGCACTTCGATCACGCAGGCGGCCTGTGCGAGTTGTGCGGCTGCGACGTGCATGTACACGAAGCGGAACTCGCCGCCGCCCGCGTCCAGGCGGACGACGCCTACTTCGCCGATGACTTTGCCGGCGAGCATCACTGGAAGCTGCAGCGCGACGAGTACGAGCTGCTGCCCGGCCTACGCGCGATCAATACCCCTGGGCACACCGCCGGCCACATGTCGCTGCTTATCGAATTGCCGCACGGCAAGCCGGTGATTCTCGCCGGGGACGCTGCAGACCTGAGCGAGAACCTGGTCGACGAGGTCGCCCCCGGCCTCTGCTGGCAGGACCGCGAAGACCTGGCGCTGGCCAGCATTCGCAAGCTCAAGGCCACCGCTGCCGAAACCGACGCCGCAATCTGGCCGAATCACGACATGTCCTTCTGGCGCACCCTCAAACGCTTTCCGGAGTACCACGCATGA
- a CDS encoding ABC transporter permease: protein MTAQISIPSAASAAQQTQPPAPAAPAEQVVRKSSFWRIRGEISRRSAWLLTGAGLSLPFVVWWLWTALGLADPMFMPSPGAVLERIGRWWTSEGLLGDIGISVWRVMAGFGASALIALPLGLYIGTYRPVQAFLEPLTDFIRYMPAVAFIPLVMLWVGIDEGSKVLIIFIGTFFQMVLMVAEDVRRVPMAQIEAAQTMGANRGEIVKLVILPSAKPALLDTLRITCGWAWTYLVVAELVAANSGLGYAILKAQRYMHTDKIFAGILLIGLIGLLTDQAFRWLHRRAFPWMRK from the coding sequence ATGACAGCGCAGATCAGCATCCCCTCCGCTGCTAGCGCCGCGCAGCAGACGCAACCGCCAGCGCCCGCGGCACCGGCCGAACAGGTGGTGCGCAAGAGCAGTTTCTGGCGAATTCGCGGCGAGATATCCCGACGCAGCGCCTGGCTGCTGACCGGCGCCGGGCTGAGCCTGCCCTTCGTCGTCTGGTGGCTGTGGACCGCCCTCGGTCTAGCCGACCCGATGTTCATGCCGAGCCCCGGCGCAGTGCTCGAGCGCATCGGCCGCTGGTGGACCAGCGAGGGGCTGCTGGGAGATATCGGTATCAGCGTCTGGCGGGTCATGGCGGGCTTCGGCGCCTCGGCGCTGATCGCCCTGCCGCTGGGGCTGTACATCGGCACCTACCGGCCGGTGCAGGCCTTTCTCGAACCGCTCACCGATTTCATCCGCTACATGCCGGCCGTGGCGTTCATTCCGTTGGTGATGCTCTGGGTCGGCATCGACGAGGGCTCGAAGGTTCTGATCATCTTCATCGGCACCTTTTTCCAGATGGTGCTGATGGTCGCCGAGGATGTGCGCCGTGTGCCCATGGCGCAGATCGAGGCGGCGCAAACCATGGGCGCCAATCGGGGCGAAATCGTCAAACTGGTGATCCTGCCGTCGGCCAAGCCGGCGCTGCTCGACACCCTGCGCATCACCTGTGGCTGGGCCTGGACCTATCTGGTGGTAGCCGAACTGGTCGCCGCCAACTCCGGCCTCGGCTACGCCATCCTCAAGGCACAGCGCTACATGCACACCGACAAGATCTTCGCCGGCATCCTGCTGATCGGCCTGATCGGCCTGCTCACCGACCAGGCCTTCCGCTGGTTGCACCGCCGCGCCTTCCCCTGGATGAGGAAATGA
- a CDS encoding ABC transporter ATP-binding protein has product MSDAKIRVRQVGKTFASERREVQALQSIDLDIQPNEFVTFVGASGCGKSTLLRIIAGLETLSRGEILLDGRPIDGPGVDRAMVFQHYSLYPWLTVMQNIKFCRQLKVIGNTVRHDGDVESAAGRADALLNLMGLTRFADAYPSQLSGGMQQRVAIARALLPKPATLLMDEPFGALDAQTREVMHDLIRHVHRLEKSTILFVTHDVEEAIYLGSRIVLMAPRPGRIDSVYEVPLPAQRHQDMKLAPEFTELKREILARIRETSGMQTDLEQLAKLSAVAG; this is encoded by the coding sequence ATGTCCGATGCCAAGATTCGTGTCCGCCAGGTCGGCAAGACCTTTGCCAGCGAGCGCCGTGAGGTGCAGGCGCTGCAGTCGATCGACCTGGATATCCAGCCCAACGAATTCGTCACTTTCGTCGGTGCCTCGGGCTGCGGCAAGTCCACGCTGCTGCGCATCATCGCCGGGCTGGAAACGCTGAGCCGCGGCGAGATCCTGCTCGACGGCAGACCCATCGACGGCCCCGGCGTTGACCGCGCCATGGTCTTCCAGCATTACAGCCTCTACCCCTGGCTGACGGTGATGCAGAACATCAAGTTCTGCCGCCAGCTCAAGGTGATCGGCAACACCGTGCGCCACGACGGTGACGTGGAGTCCGCCGCCGGCCGCGCCGACGCCCTGCTCAACCTGATGGGCCTGACACGCTTCGCCGATGCCTATCCCAGCCAGCTCTCCGGCGGCATGCAGCAACGCGTCGCCATCGCTCGCGCCCTGCTGCCCAAACCGGCGACGCTGCTGATGGATGAGCCGTTCGGCGCGCTGGATGCGCAGACGCGTGAGGTCATGCACGACCTGATCCGTCACGTGCACCGGCTGGAAAAGAGCACCATTCTGTTCGTCACCCACGATGTCGAGGAAGCCATCTATCTCGGCAGCCGCATTGTGCTGATGGCGCCACGCCCCGGACGCATCGATTCCGTCTACGAGGTGCCGCTGCCAGCCCAGCGCCATCAGGACATGAAGCTCGCGCCGGAATTCACCGAACTCAAGCGCGAGATCCTTGCCCGCATCCGCGAAACCTCTGGCATGCAGACCGATCTCGAGCAGCTGGCCAAGCTCAGCGCCGTGGCCGGCTGA
- a CDS encoding alpha/beta fold hydrolase has protein sequence MIEIKREKKFFALGEMRLENGERLRNARLCYQVVGTPNRARDNLVLIPSYYGGTHWGSLPLLGADGPLAGGEYCVVLTNLFGAGWSTSPSNAAPGQGAADFPRVSLLDNVRAQKALLDRLYGEDWQLALVTGWSMGGMQTLFWAMAYPERVRAILPFCCTAHCWPHNRVFLEGVKAALCADAAWLGGRYSVPPERGLRAFGRAYAGWAYSQAFYRQELWRELGFESLEALLDYWEQDHLEQDANDLLCVLHTWQSADPARSFAAGSLAEALGRVRARSILMPGSSDLYFTVEDARHEAALIPGAELRVLESDWGHCAGGPGRGAAAMQQVFAAMAELLGR, from the coding sequence ATGATTGAAATAAAAAGGGAAAAGAAATTTTTCGCGCTGGGCGAAATGCGCCTCGAAAACGGCGAGCGTCTGCGCAATGCACGGCTCTGCTATCAGGTGGTGGGCACGCCGAACCGCGCACGGGACAACCTGGTGCTGATTCCGAGCTACTACGGCGGCACACATTGGGGCAGCCTGCCCCTGCTTGGTGCGGATGGCCCGCTGGCGGGCGGCGAATACTGCGTGGTGCTGACCAACCTGTTCGGTGCCGGCTGGTCGACTTCGCCGAGCAACGCCGCACCCGGTCAGGGCGCAGCGGACTTCCCGCGAGTCAGCTTGCTGGACAACGTAAGAGCGCAGAAGGCGCTACTTGACCGGCTGTATGGTGAAGACTGGCAGCTCGCTTTGGTGACCGGCTGGTCCATGGGTGGCATGCAGACGCTGTTCTGGGCGATGGCCTATCCCGAGCGGGTGCGCGCCATCCTGCCGTTCTGCTGCACGGCGCACTGCTGGCCGCACAACCGGGTGTTTCTCGAGGGGGTCAAGGCGGCGCTCTGCGCCGACGCCGCTTGGCTGGGTGGTCGCTACAGCGTGCCGCCGGAACGCGGCCTGCGGGCTTTCGGCCGTGCCTATGCCGGTTGGGCCTACTCTCAGGCGTTCTACCGTCAGGAGCTGTGGCGCGAGCTGGGTTTCGAGAGCCTGGAGGCGCTGCTCGACTACTGGGAGCAGGATCATCTGGAGCAGGACGCCAACGACCTGCTCTGCGTGCTGCATACCTGGCAATCGGCCGACCCGGCCCGCAGTTTCGCTGCCGGCTCGCTGGCCGAAGCGCTGGGTCGCGTCCGCGCGCGGTCCATCCTCATGCCCGGCAGCAGCGATCTGTATTTCACCGTCGAGGATGCCCGCCACGAGGCGGCGCTGATTCCCGGTGCCGAACTGCGCGTGCTCGAGTCAGACTGGGGTCATTGCGCCGGTGGGCCCGGCCGCGGCGCGGCGGCCATGCAGCAGGTCTTCGCAGCGATGGCCGAGCTACTCGGGCGCTAG
- the glnT gene encoding type III glutamate--ammonia ligase encodes MTSFPLSSVEELKQQLQDKGVKYAMASYVDIHGVIKGKFVPIAHLGQMLRGSELYTGAALDGVPQEISDNEVAAMPDPATGTQCSWNRDLAWFASDLYLDGKPFEACSRGILKRQTEAAAELGYTFNLGIETEFFLFKDTPDGGFAPISERDDMAKPCYDPRLLMDNLPIVDELVQAMNEMGWGVYSFDHEDANGQFETDFKYTDALGMADRFVFFRMMANEIARKHGAFATFMPKPSANRTGSGAHYNMSLADIETGKNLFEVDGEDTYGCGVTPLAYHFIAGVLKHAKAICAVIAPTVNSYKRLIRKGAMSGSTWAPVFCCYGNNNRTNMLRIPSQGARVECRAADIGCNPYLGAAMILAAGLEGIRDELDPGQPHRENMYHYSEQEVVQMGIETLPRTLSEAIDAFEADPLSRQVFGDAMYQAFVDFKRDEWNAYHTHVSDWEIQRYLKFF; translated from the coding sequence ATGACCAGCTTTCCCCTCTCCTCCGTCGAGGAGCTGAAGCAGCAGTTGCAGGACAAGGGCGTGAAATACGCGATGGCCAGCTACGTCGACATTCACGGCGTGATCAAAGGCAAGTTCGTCCCCATCGCCCATCTCGGCCAGATGCTCCGCGGCTCCGAGCTCTACACCGGTGCGGCGCTGGACGGCGTCCCGCAGGAGATCAGCGACAACGAGGTGGCCGCCATGCCAGACCCGGCGACCGGTACCCAGTGCAGCTGGAACCGCGACCTGGCCTGGTTCGCGAGCGATCTGTACCTCGACGGCAAGCCGTTCGAAGCCTGCTCGCGCGGCATCCTCAAGCGCCAGACCGAAGCCGCCGCCGAGCTCGGCTACACCTTCAACCTCGGCATCGAGACCGAATTCTTCCTGTTCAAGGACACCCCGGACGGCGGCTTCGCGCCTATTTCCGAGCGCGATGACATGGCCAAGCCGTGCTACGACCCGCGTCTGCTGATGGACAACCTGCCCATCGTCGACGAACTGGTGCAGGCCATGAACGAGATGGGCTGGGGCGTCTACTCGTTCGACCACGAGGACGCCAACGGCCAATTCGAAACCGACTTCAAGTACACCGACGCCCTCGGCATGGCCGACCGCTTCGTGTTCTTCCGCATGATGGCCAACGAGATCGCCCGCAAGCACGGCGCCTTTGCCACCTTCATGCCCAAGCCCTCGGCCAACCGCACCGGCAGCGGCGCGCACTACAACATGTCGCTGGCCGACATCGAAACCGGCAAGAACCTGTTCGAAGTCGACGGTGAAGACACCTACGGCTGCGGCGTGACCCCGCTGGCCTACCACTTCATCGCCGGTGTGCTGAAGCATGCCAAGGCGATCTGCGCCGTCATCGCGCCGACGGTCAACAGCTACAAGCGGCTGATCCGCAAGGGCGCCATGTCCGGCTCGACCTGGGCGCCGGTGTTCTGCTGCTACGGCAACAACAACCGCACCAACATGCTGCGCATCCCGTCCCAGGGCGCGCGAGTCGAATGCCGCGCCGCCGACATCGGCTGCAACCCTTATCTCGGTGCCGCGATGATCCTCGCCGCCGGCCTCGAGGGCATCCGCGACGAGCTCGACCCCGGCCAGCCGCATCGCGAAAACATGTACCACTACAGCGAGCAGGAAGTGGTGCAAATGGGGATCGAAACCCTGCCGCGCACCCTCAGCGAAGCCATCGACGCCTTCGAGGCCGACCCGCTGTCGCGCCAGGTGTTCGGCGATGCCATGTACCAGGCCTTCGTCGACTTCAAGCGCGACGAATGGAATGCCTACCACACCCACGTTTCCGACTGGGAAATCCAGCGCTATCTGAAATTTTTCTGA
- a CDS encoding putative urea ABC transporter substrate-binding protein — MHGTMKKLFCAGAIALAALSPFAQAEEKKTFNLAWTIYVGWMPWKYADESGIMKKWADKYGIEVNISQINDYVESINQYSAGQFDGVVATSMDALSIPAAGGVDTTALIVGSYSNGNDGLVMKGTDDLKQIKGQQVHLVELSVSHYILAKALDSVGLSEKDVKVVNTSDADIVAAFSTADVRNVATWSPLLQEVAAAPDAHQVFDSASVPGHVKDLLIVNSETLADNPAFGKAVTGAWYEVMAIMASDTPEGAELRAQLGAASGTDQAGYEAQLKGTHMFYQPAEAIAFISGEPAHEAMDSVRKFSFDHGLLGDGADSADFVGIAMPAGSLGDQGNLKLRFDTSYMQMAADGAL, encoded by the coding sequence ATGCACGGCACCATGAAAAAACTGTTCTGCGCCGGGGCCATTGCCCTCGCCGCCCTTTCCCCGTTCGCCCAGGCCGAGGAGAAGAAAACCTTCAACCTGGCCTGGACCATCTACGTCGGCTGGATGCCCTGGAAGTATGCCGACGAGTCCGGAATCATGAAGAAGTGGGCGGACAAGTACGGCATCGAGGTGAACATCAGCCAGATCAACGACTACGTCGAGTCCATCAACCAGTACAGCGCCGGCCAGTTCGACGGCGTGGTCGCCACCAGCATGGATGCGCTGTCGATCCCGGCAGCCGGTGGCGTCGACACCACCGCGCTGATCGTCGGCAGCTACTCCAACGGCAACGACGGGCTGGTGATGAAGGGCACCGACGACCTCAAGCAGATCAAGGGCCAGCAGGTGCACCTGGTCGAACTGTCGGTGTCGCACTACATCCTGGCCAAGGCACTGGACAGCGTCGGTCTTTCGGAGAAGGACGTGAAGGTGGTCAACACCTCGGACGCCGATATCGTCGCCGCTTTCAGCACCGCCGACGTGCGCAACGTGGCGACCTGGAGCCCATTGCTACAGGAAGTGGCGGCCGCGCCCGACGCACACCAGGTCTTCGACTCGGCCAGCGTGCCGGGCCATGTCAAAGACCTGCTGATCGTCAACAGCGAGACCCTGGCCGACAACCCCGCCTTCGGCAAGGCGGTCACTGGCGCCTGGTACGAGGTGATGGCGATCATGGCCAGCGATACGCCGGAAGGTGCTGAACTGCGCGCCCAGCTGGGCGCGGCATCCGGCACCGACCAGGCGGGTTACGAGGCGCAACTCAAGGGCACGCATATGTTCTATCAGCCAGCCGAAGCGATCGCCTTCATCTCCGGCGAACCGGCCCACGAGGCGATGGACAGCGTACGCAAGTTCTCCTTCGACCACGGCCTGCTGGGCGACGGTGCCGATTCGGCGGACTTCGTCGGTATCGCCATGCCGGCCGGCTCGCTCGGCGACCAGGGCAACCTGAAACTGCGCTTCGACACCAGCTACATGCAGATGGCCGCCGACGGCGCCCTGTGA
- a CDS encoding TetR family transcriptional regulator → MRRTKEDAEQTRLKIIAAALELFSRNGYSNTTLAMIAEAAGFSRGPIYWHFKSKDELYEAVLAYSQEPLERLIEQSRERAADPRAALEHFISEWFRLLLDERWYRQSFEILLNKTELTAQMASTLKRERKLTRAMVQLLEELIAKVHEDERPARSLALLLYSSLMGITHTWLLSPKLFSLREQAPCMALSLLALVKPGLTSDGLSQ, encoded by the coding sequence ATGCGCCGTACCAAAGAAGACGCCGAACAGACCCGCCTCAAGATCATTGCCGCGGCGCTGGAGCTGTTCAGCCGCAACGGCTATTCGAACACCACGCTGGCGATGATCGCCGAGGCCGCCGGCTTCAGCCGTGGCCCCATTTACTGGCACTTCAAGAGCAAGGACGAGCTGTACGAAGCGGTGCTGGCCTATTCCCAGGAGCCGCTGGAGCGGCTGATCGAACAAAGCCGAGAACGCGCTGCCGATCCGCGCGCGGCGCTGGAGCACTTCATCAGCGAATGGTTTCGCCTGCTGCTGGACGAGCGCTGGTATCGCCAATCCTTCGAGATCCTGCTGAACAAGACCGAGCTCACCGCGCAGATGGCGAGCACCCTGAAACGCGAACGCAAGCTGACACGCGCCATGGTGCAGTTGCTGGAAGAGTTGATCGCCAAGGTGCATGAGGACGAACGGCCGGCGCGCTCGCTGGCCCTGCTGCTCTATTCGAGCCTGATGGGCATCACCCACACCTGGCTGCTGTCGCCGAAGCTGTTTTCACTCAGGGAACAGGCGCCCTGCATGGCGCTCAGCCTGTTGGCGCTGGTCAAGCCAGGCCTTACATCAGATGGGCTATCCCAGTAG
- a CDS encoding DUF1652 domain-containing protein, which produces MKRFRQPEAFAMVQQYYAPLVFSARMDSPSTIRVMLIDETAGESLLLTGLPCRISLSQADITGLINAIDLDAAALRPALLSRLKRPRLLG; this is translated from the coding sequence ATGAAACGCTTCAGGCAACCCGAAGCCTTCGCGATGGTGCAGCAGTACTACGCGCCGTTGGTGTTCAGCGCGCGAATGGATTCACCTTCGACGATTCGTGTGATGCTGATAGACGAGACAGCCGGTGAGTCGCTGCTGCTGACTGGTCTGCCATGTCGCATATCCCTTTCCCAAGCCGATATCACCGGTCTGATCAATGCCATTGATCTGGATGCGGCGGCGCTCCGACCGGCGTTGCTGAGCAGGCTCAAGCGCCCGCGGCTACTGGGATAG
- a CDS encoding Bax inhibitor-1/YccA family protein, whose product MHEHEYALSHTQVEQREVSKVLRNTYGLLAMTLAFSGLVAYMAMQANAAYPNIFVVLIGFYGLFFLTAKLRNSAWGLVSTFALTGFMGYTLGPILNMYLGLANGGELISSALSMTALVFFGLSAYVLITRKDMSFLSGFITAGFFVLIGAMLAGFFFQITGLQLAISAGFVLFSSACILFQTSAIIHGGERNYIMATIGLFVSLYNLFISLLQLLGIFGGDD is encoded by the coding sequence ATGCACGAACACGAATACGCGCTTAGCCACACGCAGGTCGAACAGCGCGAGGTCAGCAAGGTCCTGCGCAACACCTACGGGCTCTTGGCCATGACGCTCGCGTTCAGCGGCCTGGTTGCCTACATGGCCATGCAGGCCAACGCTGCCTACCCGAACATCTTCGTGGTGCTGATCGGCTTCTACGGCCTGTTCTTCCTCACCGCCAAGCTGCGCAACTCGGCATGGGGTCTGGTTTCCACCTTCGCTCTGACCGGCTTCATGGGCTACACGCTCGGGCCGATCCTCAATATGTATCTGGGTCTGGCCAATGGCGGTGAGCTGATCAGTTCGGCGCTGTCGATGACCGCCCTGGTGTTCTTCGGACTGTCAGCCTACGTGCTGATCACCCGCAAGGACATGAGCTTCCTCAGCGGCTTCATCACCGCGGGTTTCTTCGTGCTGATCGGCGCCATGCTGGCGGGCTTCTTCTTCCAGATCACCGGGCTGCAACTGGCGATCAGCGCAGGTTTCGTGCTGTTCTCCTCGGCCTGCATCCTGTTCCAGACCAGCGCCATCATCCATGGCGGCGAGCGTAACTACATCATGGCCACCATCGGCCTGTTCGTTTCGCTGTACAACCTGTTCATCAGCCTGCTGCAGCTGCTGGGCATCTTCGGTGGCGACGACTGA
- the tusD gene encoding sulfurtransferase complex subunit TusD, producing MKFVIALFAPPHSPAARRALRFAEAVLAGGHEIVRLFFYQDGVHSASANVVAAQDELDVAAEWSRFVSANQLDGVVCIAAGLRRGVLDAGEAQRYRRPAANLAAGWELSGLGQLHEAAQQADRLVCFGGH from the coding sequence ATGAAATTCGTAATCGCCCTGTTCGCTCCGCCCCATTCACCCGCTGCCCGCCGCGCGTTGCGCTTTGCCGAAGCCGTGCTCGCTGGCGGGCATGAAATCGTCCGGCTGTTCTTCTATCAGGATGGCGTGCACAGTGCTTCAGCGAACGTCGTCGCGGCACAGGACGAACTGGACGTGGCGGCTGAATGGAGCCGTTTCGTCAGCGCCAACCAGCTGGACGGCGTGGTCTGCATCGCCGCCGGCCTGCGTCGCGGCGTACTGGATGCCGGCGAAGCGCAGCGCTACCGGCGCCCGGCAGCGAATCTTGCCGCTGGCTGGGAGCTGTCGGGACTCGGACAACTGCACGAAGCGGCGCAGCAAGCGGATCGCCTCGTCTGCTTCGGAGGTCATTGA
- the tusC gene encoding sulfurtransferase complex subunit TusC, producing the protein MARSMLIISRQSPWAGPSAREALDIVLAGGAFELPLGLLFLDDGVFQLVASQRAASLEQKDLTANLQALPLFGVDALFAARRSLAERNLDESALALPVEVLDDAGLSALINRYDHVITI; encoded by the coding sequence ATGGCACGCTCCATGCTCATCATCAGCCGCCAGTCGCCCTGGGCCGGCCCATCGGCGCGCGAGGCGCTGGATATCGTGCTGGCCGGTGGGGCTTTCGAATTGCCGTTGGGGCTGCTGTTTCTCGACGACGGCGTGTTCCAGCTCGTCGCGTCACAGCGGGCTGCTTCGCTCGAGCAGAAGGACCTGACCGCGAATCTGCAGGCGCTGCCGCTGTTCGGTGTCGATGCGCTGTTCGCCGCACGCCGCAGCCTGGCCGAGCGCAACCTGGATGAATCCGCTCTGGCACTGCCTGTCGAGGTACTCGATGACGCTGGCCTGAGTGCCCTGATCAACCGCTATGACCATGTGATCACGATCTGA
- the tusB gene encoding sulfurtransferase complex subunit TusB — protein sequence MATLHLLSHTPFADSRFASCLPLLADSDALLLTGDATYALTAGTQPAAELERLPEQVAVFALEEDVQARALSALPARVQLLDYAGFVELTCRYQRVNSWL from the coding sequence ATGGCAACCCTGCATCTGCTTTCCCACACGCCTTTTGCCGATAGCCGCTTCGCCAGCTGTCTGCCGCTGCTGGCCGATTCCGACGCCCTGCTGCTGACCGGCGACGCGACCTACGCCCTGACGGCAGGCACACAGCCTGCGGCCGAACTGGAGCGCCTGCCGGAACAGGTCGCCGTGTTCGCGCTGGAGGAAGACGTGCAAGCCCGTGCGCTCAGTGCCCTGCCCGCTCGTGTGCAATTGCTGGACTATGCCGGCTTCGTCGAGCTGACCTGCCGCTACCAGCGGGTCAACAGCTGGTTATGA
- a CDS encoding TusE/DsrC/DsvC family sulfur relay protein has translation MSLLVDGREIALDKDGFLVDLADWNEAVAEALADHEGLTLEAEHWEILRLLREFYSEFQLSPATRPLIKYTALKLGAEKGNSLHLNRLFKGTPAKLAAKLAGLPKPSNCL, from the coding sequence ATGAGCCTGTTAGTCGACGGGCGCGAGATCGCGCTGGACAAGGACGGTTTTCTGGTCGATCTGGCGGACTGGAACGAAGCCGTTGCCGAAGCGCTGGCGGACCATGAAGGGCTTACGCTGGAAGCCGAGCACTGGGAAATCCTCCGGCTGCTGCGTGAGTTCTACAGCGAATTCCAGCTGTCGCCGGCCACTCGCCCTCTGATCAAGTACACCGCGCTCAAGCTGGGCGCGGAGAAAGGCAACAGCCTGCACCTCAACCGCCTGTTCAAGGGCACTCCTGCGAAACTGGCCGCCAAGCTGGCCGGGCTGCCAAAACCGAGCAATTGCCTATGA